The Halomonas sp. THAF5a genome segment GGAACGTGATTTTTTGTCACGCAGGCTCGATCGTTGAGCCGGGCCCAGCGCCTGGCACTGGTCGAGCCGCAGGCGCCCGACATCAGCCTCCGGCGTCAGTGCCAGCTGCTCGGTATCAGTCGTTCCTCGATGTACTACCAGCGCAAGGCGCTACGGGCCTATGACCTGGAGCTAATGCGCCTGATCGACGAGGAACACCTGCGCACACCGGTCTATGGATCACGACGGATGACGGCCTATCTCAATCGTTTGGGACACGCGGTGAACCGCAAGCGCGTTCAGCGACTGATGCGCCAGATGGGCCTACAGGCCGTCTATCCGAAGCCATGCACCAGCCGGCCGGGCGAGGGTCATCGGATCTATCCCTACCTACTGCGGGGCCGAGTCATCGACCGCCCCAATCAAGTGTGGGCGACCGATGTAACCTACATCCCACTGGCACGCGGGTTCATGTACCTGGTGGCCATCATGGACTGGCACAGCCGCCGTGTGCTGGCCTGGCGAGTCTCCAACACCCTAGATGCGGACTTCTGCGTCGATGCCCTGGAGGAGGCCCTGGCGTGCCATGGAGCGCCGGAGATATTCAACACGGATCAAGGCTGTCAGTTCACCAGCCATGCGTTCACCGAGGTGCTGGAAGCCCATGATGTCCGGATCAGCATGGACGGCAAGGGCTGTTACCAGGACAACATATTCGTGGAACGGCTCTGGCGCAGCGTGAAGTATGAGTGCGTCTACCTGAAAGCCTTCAAGGACGGGGCTCAGCTGAAACAGGAGCTGGGCCGCTACTTCACCTGGTACAACCAGGAGCGGCCTCACCAGGGACTGGACGATGCGACACCCGATGAGCTGTATTTCCCTCAACCACTGAACAAGGTGGCCTGACGCCGATGATGACCCGATCCGAGCTTAGATAGCCTGTCAGGTGGTCCAAGGAATGGGGTCCACTTCACAGGAAGAGGCCTTCAAGCCTGGTCAGCGCTGGTCCTGGTGGCGTCTCTTGCGGCATGTGTGCGCAGGCAAGCCAGCCGTTCGGGTCGCGACGCGTCTTCGCTTGGCGCAGTGGCTGCAGCATTCGGGGGCTCGAGGGGTGGCGCGGTGGATGTTCCAGGGGCTTGCCATGCGGTTCGGGGTCTACGTGGGGCCCAGGAGCGTCCTGGGAGCCGGAGTGCACTTTTCGCACCCGACGTCGGTGGTGATCGGTGACCGTCTGGTACTGGGCGAGCGCTGCCGGCTCTATCAGCAGGTAACCTTGGCCGGCGCCCCTGAGGGCGAAAAAGCGTTCCCGCGCCTGGGAAACGACGTTGTCGTTTATCCCGGTGCCAAGGTGATCGGCGAGGGGCGGGTCGGCAACAACGTGGTCATCGGTGCCAATGCCGTCGTGAATCGAGCTTTCGGCGACAATGTGGTGTTGGCCGGGGTGCCGGCACGTATCGTCAAGCGGCTCGACGCGGGAAGCGAGTCAGCTGCAACTTAGGCTATAGGCCATAGATCGCGCAGCAGCGTTTCGGCCTGCCGCCGATAGGTTTCCCCCCTGAGCTTGTTCACCGTCAACGATCGCTGAAGCGCCGGCCACTGGTCGGCGCTTTTCGTTGGCAGCCGACGCACGTGGGCATCGATCCAGAGAATCCCGCCGTGCTCGTCGAGCAGCAGGTTGTTGTAGTGCAGGTCTCGGTGCACGTAGCCGGCGCGGGCGAGCCGGGCCACGTCCCGACACAAGCGCTCGAGGAAGGCGAGACGCCCCGGTTCGTCGAGTTCCTCGAAGACCTCGCCGCCGGGCCGCGCGGTCTGCATATGCTCCATCAGCAACAACGAGCCGTTGCGGTTGCCGGGGTTGAGCGAGATTCCCCAGCCATGGCAGCGGGGCGTGGCGAGGCCGGCGCGGCGCAGGACCTGCAGGCTGAGATACTCCTTGCGGGCGTCGGACTGGCCCAGCCAGCGCTTCTCGAGGTAATCCCTCAGGAGCCACTTGAAGGGTGCTTCTCGCTTGTTGAACTTGTCCGGCACCACCTTGGCGAGGATCCGCCGGTTCTGCGAGACGTAGAAGCGGCTGCTGCCCACAGCCTCGAAGGCCTGGGTGGTCGTGGTGCTGGAGAGGGCGAGCCTGTCCGGCAGGCCGTTCGGGTGGACGACCAGATAACGGCGGCGCCTGTCATTGAAGGGGATATCCAGCAGTTTCACGTCAGATCCCGATGATGGGCTATTGATCACAGCGCCTCGAACTGGGGCAGCACGCTTTCCTTGAGGAACTGCCGGTAGTGGCGCTCCTCGATCTCGACCGGGGCCTGGTTCATGCGCGCGATCGCATCGGCCAGGCCCTTTTCGTTCTCGGGGGCGACAAGGAAATCGGCCAGCTCCTGGGTCAGGATCTCCCGCGGGCCGCTGGGGCAGTCCACGCTGATCACCGGGGTATGCAGCAGCAAGGCCTCGATGAGCACCCGGGGGAGCCCCTCGGCGTCGGAGGCGAGGAGCATCGCCTTGGCGCTCGAGATACAGGGGTAGGGGTTGTGATGATAGCCGGCGAGGGTCACCCGGTCGGCCAGGCCGAGCTCGACGATCTGCTTTCGGATGGCGGCCTCGTGCTCCGGCTTGCCCTTGCCCATGATGATCAACGGCGTGGCGACGCCGCTCTCGGCGTAGGCGCGCAGCAGCCGGTCGTGTCGCTTGCGGGGCTCCAGGGCCGCCACGCAGAGGAAGAACTCGCCCTCGGGCAGGTCGGTGGGCTCGGCCGCCATTGCCACGAAGGGCTCGCGCTCGTAGGGGTTGTAGATGGGAATGATCCGTTTGGCCTCGAGGCCCACCACGGCTTCCAGGTTCTCCTTCACGCCCTGGGAGACGGCGATGACCTGTCGCCCGCCGTAGAAGCGGCGCATCTTCGCGAAGGCGCGCTCGCGCTGCGTCGGATCGCTGAACTTGGCCGACACGTCGGACTTCACCCAGAAATAGAGGTTGGGGTGGCGCAGATGACGGGTGATCTTGTCGCAGGAGCAGGAGATCACCACGTCGGGGCGCCAGGTCCTCAGGGCGCGGGCGATGCGCGAGGCCTGCCATTTCTCGGTCAGCACCGTGGACGTGGCCTTGGTGAAGGGGGTGACCACGCCGAGGTTCTCGATCTCGAGGCCTTCGGGCAGGCGGTGCTCGATGCGCTCGCGCAGGGTGAAGACGATGACGTCGTGGCCGCGTTGGCGCAGCTGATCCGCCGTGTAGAGCAGCGACTTCTGGGCGCCGCCGCCGTAGAGGTCCTCGATGACGAAGGCGAAGCGTTTATGGGCCATGGAGATCTCGTGGCAAAAAATCTGCGCAAGGCTACCACACTGTGCCTGAGAAGTGGCGGGACGCGGCCATGAGAGGATTGCGTTACAATCCCGCCCGGCGCCATCAAGGAATTACCATGAAGCTCTTAATCACCGGCCTGGCCGGGTTCATCGGCCATGCCGTGGCCCGGCGGCTCTCCGGGCAGGGCCACGAGATCGTCGGGATCGACAATCTCAACCCTTATTACGATGTCTCGCTCAAGCAGGCCCGCCTCGATGATCTGGCGGGCTGCGACGACGTGCGATTCATCACGCTGGACCTGGCCGATCGCGAGGGCATGGCCGCGCTGTTCGCCGAGCACCGCTTCGACCGGGTGATCCACCTCGCAGCCCAGGCGGGTGTGCGCTACTCCCTGGAGAACCCCCACGTCTACGCCGACAGCAATTTGATCGGGCACCTGAACGTGCTCGAGGGGTGTCGACACACCGGCGTGGGGCATCTGGTCTACGCCTCCTCGAGCTCGGTGTATGGCATGAACGAGCAGGTGCCCTTCGCCACCGGGGACGGCGTGGACCATCCCATCAGCCTCTACGCGGCCACCAAGAAGGCCAACGAGCTGATGGCGCACACCTATTCCCATCTCTATGGCCTGCCGACCACCGGGCTTCGCTTTTTCACGGTCTACGGGCCCTGGGGCCGACCCGACATGGCCATGTTCAAGTTCACCCGCGCGATCCTGGCCGGCGAGCCGATCCAGGTCTACAACCACGGCGACATGGAGCGCGACTTTACCTACATCGACGATATCGTCGAAGGGGTCGTGCGCGTGCTCGACGTCATTCCCCAGGCCGACCCGCAGTGGCGGGCCAGCGACGACGGTCCGGACAGTTCCAGCGCGCCCTATGCGCTCTACAATATCGGTCATGGCAGTCCGGTGTCGCTGATGGCCTTCGTGCGCGCCGTGGAGGCCGCCACCGGCCGTGAGGCGATCTGCGACTTCCAGCCCATGCAGCCGGGCGACGTGCCGCGCACCTGGGCCGATACCGAGGCGCTCTTCCAGGCGACGGGGTACCGCCCGCGGGTCGGCGTTGAGGAGGGCGTCAGCAAGTTCGTGGCGTGGTATCGCGGGTTCTATGGGGTGTAGGACCGGTGTGGGAGAATGTGGGGTTATCGCTGGAGTTGGGTGAGTCGGGGGTGAGGAGTTGGTCGCTTGTAAAAGGCCCCTGCCAACCCCACCGCCGCTGCGCGGCGGATCGCGGTGCAAGCACCGCTCCTACAATAGTTCGGTGCCCCCACAATGGTTCGGTGCACCCACAATAGTTTGGTGCCCCCACAATGGTTCGGTGCACCCACAATAGTTTGGTGCCCTTTGTGGGAGCGACGCTTGCGTCGCGATGGCGCCGGAGGCGCCCGGCCAACCCCACCGTCGCTGCGCGGCGGATCGCGGTGCGAGCACCGCTCCTACAGGGATGGTGCGGTGCCGGTTCGACCGCCGCTTCGCGGCGAATCGCGACGCGAGCGTCGCTCCTACAGGGGGTGAGTCCCACTGGATGCGGGCGTCGCTATGACAAGATTTGATGACATCAGGATAGGTCAGGAGACAGGGAATGAAGATCACCATTTTTGGAACGGGGTACGTGGGCCTGGTGACCGGCACCTGCCTGGCCGACGTGGGTCATGACGTGCTCTGCGTGGATGTGGACGCGGACAAGATCGCTCGCCTGGAGGGCGGCGAGATTCCCATCTACGAGCCTGGGCTCGAGGCCATGGTGCAGGCCAACGTGGCGGCGGGACGGCTGCGCTTCACCACCGATCCCGAGACGGCGGTGGCCTTCGGGACCCTGCAGTTCATCGCCGTGGGCACGCCCCCTGACGAGGACGGCAGCGCCGATCTGAAGTACGTGCTGGCGGTGGCCGAGACCATCGGCCGCCACATGAACGAGTACAAGGTGATCGTCGACAAGTCGACGGTGCCGGTCGGCACCGCCGATCGCGTGCGCGCGACGGTGGCGAGGACCCTCGAGGCTCGGGGCGAGCGCCTCGACTTCGACGTCTGCTCCAACCCGGAGTTTCTCAAGGAGGGGGCGGCCATCGAGGACTTCACCCACGGCGCGCGGATCGTCGTCGGGACCGAGTCCGAGCGGGTGAAGGGGCTGATGCGCGAGTGCTACGCCCCCTACATCCGCCAGCAGGAAAAGCTGATGTTCATGGACGTGCGGGCGGCCGAGCTGACCAAGTACGCCGCCAACGCCATGCTGGCGACCAAGATCAGCTTCATGAACGAGATCGCCAACCTGGCCGAGCGGCTGGGCGCCGACGTGGAGCAGGTGCGCCGCGGGATCGGCTCGGATCCGCGCATCGGCTACCAGTTCATCTATCCGGGCTGCGGCTACGGCGGCTCCTGCTTCCCCAAGGACGTGCAGGCTCTGGCGCGCACCGCGGCCGACGTGGACTACCGGGCGGAGCTGCTGACTGCCGTGGAATCGGTGAACCGGCGCCAGAAGCAGACGCTGTTCGCCAAGCTCCAGCAGGCCTTCGATGGCGACCTGGCCGGTAAGACCATCGCGCTGTGGGGCCTTGCCTTCAAGCCCAACACCGATGACATGCGCGACGCCCCGAGCCGCACCCTGATGGAGGCGCTCTGGGAGGCCGGTGGCCGCGTGCAGGCCTACGATCCGGAGGCGATGCGTGAGTGCCGCCGCCTCTACGGCGAGCGCGACGACCTGGTGCTGGTAGGCGATCGCATCCAGGCGGTGAAGGGCGCGGACGCCCTGGTGATCTGCACCGAGTGGAAAGAGTTCCGCACCCTGGACTTTGCCTGGTTGAAGCAGCAGTTGGCCATGCCGGTGGTGGTCGA includes the following:
- a CDS encoding IS3 family transposase (programmed frameshift) codes for the protein MSRKRRQYSSEFKAKVALAALKGDQTTSEIAARFEIHPTMVSQWKRELLDNATGVFENKSAGKAVQKTQEEIDTLYREIGKLTVERDFLSRKARSLSRAQRLALVEPQAPDISLRRQCQLLGISRSSMYYQRKALRAYDLELMRLIDEEHLRTPVYGSRRMTAYLNRLGHAVNRKRVQRLMRQMGLQAVYPKPCTSRPGEGHRIYPYLLRGRVIDRPNQVWATDVTYIPLARGFMYLVAIMDWHSRRVLAWRVSNTLDADFCVDALEEALACHGAPEIFNTDQGCQFTSHAFTEVLEAHDVRISMDGKGCYQDNIFVERLWRSVKYECVYLKAFKDGAQLKQELGRYFTWYNQERPHQGLDDATPDELYFPQPLNKVA
- a CDS encoding serine O-acetyltransferase, which gives rise to MHFSHPTSVVIGDRLVLGERCRLYQQVTLAGAPEGEKAFPRLGNDVVVYPGAKVIGEGRVGNNVVIGANAVVNRAFGDNVVLAGVPARIVKRLDAGSESAAT
- a CDS encoding lipopolysaccharide kinase InaA family protein, with protein sequence MKLLDIPFNDRRRRYLVVHPNGLPDRLALSSTTTTQAFEAVGSSRFYVSQNRRILAKVVPDKFNKREAPFKWLLRDYLEKRWLGQSDARKEYLSLQVLRRAGLATPRCHGWGISLNPGNRNGSLLLMEHMQTARPGGEVFEELDEPGRLAFLERLCRDVARLARAGYVHRDLHYNNLLLDEHGGILWIDAHVRRLPTKSADQWPALQRSLTVNKLRGETYRRQAETLLRDLWPIA
- a CDS encoding glycosyltransferase, producing MAHKRFAFVIEDLYGGGAQKSLLYTADQLRQRGHDVIVFTLRERIEHRLPEGLEIENLGVVTPFTKATSTVLTEKWQASRIARALRTWRPDVVISCSCDKITRHLRHPNLYFWVKSDVSAKFSDPTQRERAFAKMRRFYGGRQVIAVSQGVKENLEAVVGLEAKRIIPIYNPYEREPFVAMAAEPTDLPEGEFFLCVAALEPRKRHDRLLRAYAESGVATPLIIMGKGKPEHEAAIRKQIVELGLADRVTLAGYHHNPYPCISSAKAMLLASDAEGLPRVLIEALLLHTPVISVDCPSGPREILTQELADFLVAPENEKGLADAIARMNQAPVEIEERHYRQFLKESVLPQFEAL
- a CDS encoding NAD-dependent epimerase, yielding MKLLITGLAGFIGHAVARRLSGQGHEIVGIDNLNPYYDVSLKQARLDDLAGCDDVRFITLDLADREGMAALFAEHRFDRVIHLAAQAGVRYSLENPHVYADSNLIGHLNVLEGCRHTGVGHLVYASSSSVYGMNEQVPFATGDGVDHPISLYAATKKANELMAHTYSHLYGLPTTGLRFFTVYGPWGRPDMAMFKFTRAILAGEPIQVYNHGDMERDFTYIDDIVEGVVRVLDVIPQADPQWRASDDGPDSSSAPYALYNIGHGSPVSLMAFVRAVEAATGREAICDFQPMQPGDVPRTWADTEALFQATGYRPRVGVEEGVSKFVAWYRGFYGV
- a CDS encoding UDP-glucose/GDP-mannose dehydrogenase family protein, which translates into the protein MKITIFGTGYVGLVTGTCLADVGHDVLCVDVDADKIARLEGGEIPIYEPGLEAMVQANVAAGRLRFTTDPETAVAFGTLQFIAVGTPPDEDGSADLKYVLAVAETIGRHMNEYKVIVDKSTVPVGTADRVRATVARTLEARGERLDFDVCSNPEFLKEGAAIEDFTHGARIVVGTESERVKGLMRECYAPYIRQQEKLMFMDVRAAELTKYAANAMLATKISFMNEIANLAERLGADVEQVRRGIGSDPRIGYQFIYPGCGYGGSCFPKDVQALARTAADVDYRAELLTAVESVNRRQKQTLFAKLQQAFDGDLAGKTIALWGLAFKPNTDDMRDAPSRTLMEALWEAGGRVQAYDPEAMRECRRLYGERDDLVLVGDRIQAVKGADALVICTEWKEFRTLDFAWLKQQLAMPVVVDGRNLFEPEAVKAAGLLYFAVGRGDSLS